One stretch of Camelus bactrianus isolate YW-2024 breed Bactrian camel chromosome 19, ASM4877302v1, whole genome shotgun sequence DNA includes these proteins:
- the ADRM1 gene encoding proteasomal ubiquitin receptor ADRM1 isoform X2 produces MTTSGALFPSLVPGSRGSSNKYLVEFRAGKMSLKGTTVTPDKRKGLVYIQQTDDSLIHFCWKDRTSGNVEDDLIIFPDDCEFKRVPQCPSGRVYVLKFKAGSKRLFFWMQEPKTDQDEEHCRKVNEYLNNPPMPGALGASGSGGHELSALGGEGGLQSLLGNMSHSQLMQLIGPAGLGGLGGLGALTGPGLASLLGSGGPPASSSSSSSRSQSAAVTPSSTASSTRATPAPSAPAAASATSPSPTPSSGNGTSTAASPTQPIQLSDLQSILATMNVPAGPTGGQQVDLASVLTPEIMAPILANADVQERLLPYLPSGESLPQTAEEIQNTLTSPQFQQALGMFSAALASGQLGPLMCQFGLPAEAVEAANKGDVEAFAKAMQNSASPEQPEGDGKDKKDEEEDMSLD; encoded by the exons ATGACGACTTCAGGCGCTCTGTTTCCAAGCCTAGTGCCAGGCTCCCGTGGGTCCTCCAACAAGTATTTGGTGGAGTTTCGAGCAGGAAAAATGTCATTAAAAGGAACTACTGTCACCCCAGATAAACGGAAAGGGCTTGTGTACATTCAGCAGACCGACGACTCCCTCATTCACTTTTGCTGGAAAGACAGGACATCTGGTAACGTGGAAGAC GATTTGATCATCTTCCCTGATGACTGTGAGTTCAAGCGTGTGCCACAGTGCCCCAGCGGGAGGGTCTACGTGCTCAAGTTTAAGGCGGGGTCCAAACGGCTCTTCTTTTGGATGCAG GAGCCCAAGACGGACCAGGACGAGGAACACTGCCGGAAGGTCAACGAGTATCTGAACAACCCCCCGATGCCTGGCGCCCTGGGTGCCAGTGGGAGTGGAGGCCATGAGCTCTCCGCGCTGGGCG GCGAGGGCGGCCTGCAGAGCCTGCTGGGGAACATGAGCCACAGCCAGCTGATGCAGCTCATCGGGCCTGCCGGCCTCGGAGGACTGG GTGGGCTGGGGGCCCTAACTGGGCCGGGCCTGGCCAGCTTGCTGGGGAGCGGAGGGCCTCCGGCAAGCAGCTCTTCATCCAG CTCCCGGAGTCAGTCGGCAGCGGTCACCCCATCCTCCACCGCCTCCTCCACCCGCGCCACCCCAGCCCCTTCTGCTCCAGCAGCTGCGTCAGCGACCAGCCCGAGCCCCACACCCAGTTCAGGTAATGGAACCAGCACGGCAGCCAGCCCAACCCAGCCCATCCAGCTGAGCGACCTTCAGAGCATCCTCGCCACCATGAACGTGCCGGCCGGGCCAACAGGCGGCCAGCAAG TTGACTTGGCCAGTGTGCTGACGCCCGAGATCATGGCCCCCATCCTCGCCAACGCGGACGTCCAGGAGCGCCTgctgccctacctcccctctggGGAGTCGCTGCCGCAGACGGCAGAGGAGATCCAGAACACGCTGACCTCGCCCCAGTTCCAGCAG GCCTTGGGCATGTTCAGCGCAGCCTTGGCCTCGGGGCAGCTGGGCCCCCTCATGTGCCAGTTCGGGCTACCCGCCGAGGCCGTGGAGGCCGCCAACAAGGGCG ATGTGGAGGCGTTTGCCAAAGCCATGCAGAACAGTGCCAGCCCCGAGCAGCCGGAGGGCGATGGCAAGGACAAgaaggacgaggaggaggacATGAGCTTGGACTGA
- the ADRM1 gene encoding proteasomal ubiquitin receptor ADRM1 isoform X1 has protein sequence MTTSGALFPSLVPGSRGSSNKYLVEFRAGKMSLKGTTVTPDKRKGLVYIQQTDDSLIHFCWKDRTSGNVEDDLIIFPDDCEFKRVPQCPSGRVYVLKFKAGSKRLFFWMQEPKTDQDEEHCRKVNEYLNNPPMPGALGASGSGGHELSALGGEGGLQSLLGNMSHSQLMQLIGPAGLGGLGGLGALTGPGLASLLGSGGPPASSSSSSVDSPLPSSRSQSAAVTPSSTASSTRATPAPSAPAAASATSPSPTPSSGNGTSTAASPTQPIQLSDLQSILATMNVPAGPTGGQQVDLASVLTPEIMAPILANADVQERLLPYLPSGESLPQTAEEIQNTLTSPQFQQALGMFSAALASGQLGPLMCQFGLPAEAVEAANKGDVEAFAKAMQNSASPEQPEGDGKDKKDEEEDMSLD, from the exons ATGACGACTTCAGGCGCTCTGTTTCCAAGCCTAGTGCCAGGCTCCCGTGGGTCCTCCAACAAGTATTTGGTGGAGTTTCGAGCAGGAAAAATGTCATTAAAAGGAACTACTGTCACCCCAGATAAACGGAAAGGGCTTGTGTACATTCAGCAGACCGACGACTCCCTCATTCACTTTTGCTGGAAAGACAGGACATCTGGTAACGTGGAAGAC GATTTGATCATCTTCCCTGATGACTGTGAGTTCAAGCGTGTGCCACAGTGCCCCAGCGGGAGGGTCTACGTGCTCAAGTTTAAGGCGGGGTCCAAACGGCTCTTCTTTTGGATGCAG GAGCCCAAGACGGACCAGGACGAGGAACACTGCCGGAAGGTCAACGAGTATCTGAACAACCCCCCGATGCCTGGCGCCCTGGGTGCCAGTGGGAGTGGAGGCCATGAGCTCTCCGCGCTGGGCG GCGAGGGCGGCCTGCAGAGCCTGCTGGGGAACATGAGCCACAGCCAGCTGATGCAGCTCATCGGGCCTGCCGGCCTCGGAGGACTGG GTGGGCTGGGGGCCCTAACTGGGCCGGGCCTGGCCAGCTTGCTGGGGAGCGGAGGGCCTCCGGCAAGCAGCTCTTCATCCAG TGTGGACTCCCCTCTTCCCAGCTCCCGGAGTCAGTCGGCAGCGGTCACCCCATCCTCCACCGCCTCCTCCACCCGCGCCACCCCAGCCCCTTCTGCTCCAGCAGCTGCGTCAGCGACCAGCCCGAGCCCCACACCCAGTTCAGGTAATGGAACCAGCACGGCAGCCAGCCCAACCCAGCCCATCCAGCTGAGCGACCTTCAGAGCATCCTCGCCACCATGAACGTGCCGGCCGGGCCAACAGGCGGCCAGCAAG TTGACTTGGCCAGTGTGCTGACGCCCGAGATCATGGCCCCCATCCTCGCCAACGCGGACGTCCAGGAGCGCCTgctgccctacctcccctctggGGAGTCGCTGCCGCAGACGGCAGAGGAGATCCAGAACACGCTGACCTCGCCCCAGTTCCAGCAG GCCTTGGGCATGTTCAGCGCAGCCTTGGCCTCGGGGCAGCTGGGCCCCCTCATGTGCCAGTTCGGGCTACCCGCCGAGGCCGTGGAGGCCGCCAACAAGGGCG ATGTGGAGGCGTTTGCCAAAGCCATGCAGAACAGTGCCAGCCCCGAGCAGCCGGAGGGCGATGGCAAGGACAAgaaggacgaggaggaggacATGAGCTTGGACTGA